From Salvia splendens isolate huo1 chromosome 16, SspV2, whole genome shotgun sequence, a single genomic window includes:
- the LOC121770642 gene encoding EPIDERMAL PATTERNING FACTOR-like protein 6 has product MKRARRIYGFVFLFVMLLNLDGATSRNFPLKNTTTNNNIQGYVKNQGNSSTPFEGEVERGGKYKQLKKLESKPPSCEHKCYGCKPCEAIQVPTTTHFRVLYTNYEPEGWKCKCGPTFYSP; this is encoded by the exons ATGAAGAGGGCAAGAAGAATCTATggttttgttttcttgtttgtaATGTTGCTCAATTTGGATGGAGCAACAAGTAGGAATTTCCCACTAaagaatactactactaataataatattcaaG GCTATGTCAAAAACCAAGGCAACTCTTCAACCCCATTTGAG GGGGAGGTGGAGAGAGGAGGGAAGTACAAGCAATTGAAGAAATTGGAGTCAAAGCCACCAAGTTGTGAGCACAAGTGTTATGGGTGTAAGCCATGTGAAGCAATCCAAGTTCCAACCACAACACATTTTAGGGTTTTATACACTAATTATGAACCAGAGGGTTGGAAATGTAAGTGTGGCCCCACCTTCTACAGCCCTTGA
- the LOC121770640 gene encoding putative disease resistance protein RGA3, with protein sequence MADAIVSEVVGRIATMLEDKIRYEFNLVRGVKDQLRYLSKKLNTIREVLDDAEKRGVNEESVKSWLKKLEATAYEMEDILDEWNYYSLLKDKMEPKQKIGCSFFRSSCLCFKKVSVRRDIAKKTENVKAMLEQIYEERKEFDFVMAPPTTDPVPTPWRVQSTPFVDLTKVHGVDIHHKKEDIVRKLMLNGGHTQVLSIVGTGGLGKTTLAKLVYNDERVKDCFELRIWICVSDPFDVAGIAIGIVNKVGIQEIPPNSNQLALVLEKLEASISGKKFLLVLDDVWTEDNTKWEPLKISLQCGAAGSKILVTTRKETVAKMVGTLNDDMYHPNKLSEEECWSLLCDTSLLGKSNKEYGKFEVFGKKIARKCNGLPLAAIVLGTLLQLKDLEGWEHVEKSEIWQLENAKVELFPHLVLSYNDLSPALKRCFSYCAVYPKDHQIHARTLIEEWMAQGYLGSDSGNGALELKGRENLRNLAMRCLIQDIEKSESGEQIERCKMHDIVHDFAMFLRKNDDKERSCQACDSSLVSHVQEYRSLWDRYYKPPVDERDGSYKVCDCMKSLRVLRIDSHNLVGIETLIHLRWLDCSYIELPKDGLEIICRLYFLQTLLLSECGLTVIPREIGNLNQLRRLDLSQNFIVDELLGSVCSLIELRSLSLERCFLEVIPQEIGNLVKLRELDLSHNYVMELPESICSLVKLRELDLSENDRMKELPESICSLVELQILKIEGTSINCVPEALGELSNLRTLQLRKIKVGSQYNKLGFLKKLYPHLTTESLDLGIYWSSMSEMEELVEDARQAELQTFLQKLESLNIYFSVKMNEMEQSSSSSSMWMEVAEALVPHHNLKRLVIGGYKGSRLPHLMSSPHNYIKEIHLTLLSEVSSLPAMGKLPFLQILEFCHLDELMFVGREFLGIESSCDDVVVAFPKLKELHFSHCSKWEEWEDITEEEEESAAISIMPYLTELTISICESLKKLPHRLLHKVSSSLRILSIYGSSELSKTYREDKEGPAWRSISQHNPQLRLYP encoded by the coding sequence ATGGCGGATGCTATAGTTTCAGAAGTGGTGGGGAGAATTGCAACTATGTTAGAAGATAAGATTCGGTATGAATTCAATTTGGTTAGAGGCGTGAAGGACCAACTTCGTTATCTTTCCAAGAAGCTCAACACTATCCGAGAGGTGTTGGATGATGCTGAAAAGAGAGGAGTGAATGAAGAAAGTGTCAAAAGTTGGTTGAAGAAGCTCGAAGCTACGGCCTATGAGATGGAGGACATTTTGGATGAATGGAACTACTATTCTCTTCTCAAAGATAAGATGGAACCTAAGCAAAAGATAGGATGCTCCTTCTTCAGATCTTCTtgtttatgtttcaaaaaagTTTCAGTCCGTCGTGATATTGCCAAGAAAACTGAAAATGTGAAAGCTATGCTTGAACAGATTTACGAGGAGAGAAAGGAATTTGATTTTGTCATGGCTCCGCCTACAACTGATCCCGTGCCCACACCTTGGCGAGTGCAATCCACACCTTTTGTTGACTTGACGAAAGTTCACGGGGTGGATATACATCACAAAAAAGAAGACATAGTGAGGAAACTAATGCTTAATGGTGGTCATACCCAAGTTTTGTCTATTGTTGGAACCGGGGGACTTGGGAAAACAACGCTTGCCAAACTTGTTTATAATGATGAACGAGTGAAGGATTGTTTTGAATTAAGAATATGGATTTGTGTTTCTGACCCATTTGACGTGGCTGGGATCGCAATTGGAATTGTTAACAAAGTGGGAATACAAGAGATTCCTCCGAATTCCAACCAATTGGCACTGGTATTAGAAAAGCTAGAGGCTTCCATTTCGGGAAAAAAGTTTCTTCTTGTGCTGGATGATGTTTGGACAGAAGACAACACCAAGTGGGAGCCTCTGAAAATCAGTCTCCAATGTGGTGCAGCAGGCAGTAAAATTCTGGTGACAACGAGAAAGGAAACGGTAGCTAAGATGGTCGGTACCTTAAACGATGATATGTATCACCCAAATAAGCTTAGTGAAGAAGAATGTTGGTCATTATTGTGTGACACATCTCTTCTAGGAAAGAGTAATAAGGAATATGGAAAATTTGAGGTGTTCGGCAAGAAAATAGCTAGAAAGTGCAATGGATTGCCTCTTGCTGCAATTGTTTTGGGAACACTTTTGCAGTTGAAGGATTTGGAAGGATGGGAACATGTAGAGAAGAGTGAAATATGGCAATTGGAGAATGCAAAAGTAGAGCTTTTTCCTCATTTAGTTTTAAGCTACAATGATTTGTCCCCGGCTCTTAAGCGTTGTTTTTCATATTGTGCCGTCTATCCTAAAGATCACCAAATTCATGCAAGGACTCTGATAGAAGAGTGGATGGCGCAAGGTTATCTAGGCTCTGATAGTGGAAATGGAGCACTGGAACTCAAAGGGCGAGAGAACTTGAGAAATTTAGCAATGCGTTGTTTGATTCAGGACATTGAGAAAAGTGAGTCGGGGGAGCAGATAGAAAGGTGTAAAATGCATGATATAGTACATGATTTTGCTATGTTTCTTAGGAAGAATGATGACAAAGAGAGAAGTTGTCAAGCTTGTGACTCTTCATTGGTTTCTCATGTCCAAGAATATCGGAGTTTGTGGGACAGATACTACAAACCTCCTGTTGATGAAAGAGACGGAAGTTATAAAGTGTGTGATTGCATGAAAAGTCTTAGGGTGTTAAGAATTGACAGTCATAATCTAGTAGGAATTGAAACGTTAATTCACTTGAGATGGTTGGATTGTAGTTATATTGAATTGCCAAAGGATGGCCTTGAAATCATATGCAGGCTTTATTTCTTGCAAACTCTTCTCTTATCAGAGTGCGGCCTAACAGTGATACCACGAGAAATTGGAAATTTGAATCAATTAAGACGACTTGACTTAAGTCAGAATTTTATAGTGGATGAGTTACTAGGGAGCGTGTGTAGTTTGATTGAATTGCGATCTCTTTCCTTAGAAAGGTGCTTTCTAGAAGTGATTCCACAAGAAATTGGGAATTTGGTGAAGTTAAGAGAACTTGACTTAAGTCATAATTATGTAATGGAGTTACCAGAGAGCATTTGTAGTTTGGTGAAGTTAAGAGAACTTGACTTAAGTGAGAATGATAGAATGAAGGAGTTACCAGAGAGCATTTGTAGTTTGGTTGAACTGCAAATCTTGAAGATAGAAGGCACTAGTATCAACTGTGTGCCTGAAGcattaggtgagttaagtaatcTCCGCACACTGCAACTGCGCAAAATTAAAGTTGGAAGTCAATACAACAAGTTGGGTTTTCTGAAAAAATTATACCCTCATCTTACCACCGAATCTCTAGATTTGGGAATCTACTGGAGTAGTATGAGTGAAATGGAGGAATTGGTTGAGGATGCTCGACAAGCAGAGTTACAGACATTCCTTCAAAAACTAGAATCACTCAATATATATTTCAGTGTTAAGATGAATGAAATGGAgcaatcatcatcatcatcatcaatgtGGATGGAGGTAGCAGAAGCTCTCGTGCCTCATCACAACTTGAAGAGATTGGTAATCGGGGGATATAAGGGCTCCAGGCTTCCGCATTTGATGTCATCACCCCACAACTATATAAAAGAGATTCATCTGACTCTTTTGAGTGAGGTGTCATCATTGCCGGCTATGGGGAAACTACCTTTCTTGCAAATTCTTGAGTTTTGTCATTTAGATGAATTGATGTTTGTCGGAAGGGAGTTTTTAGGAATAGAATCTTCATGTGATGATGTTGTTGTTGCATTTCCTAAACTCAAGGAATTGCATTTTAGTCATTGCTCCAAATGGGAGGAGTGGGAGGACATAacggaggaagaagaagaatctGCAGCCATCTCCATCATGCCATATCTCACTGAATTGACTATCTCTATATGTGAGAGTTTGAAGAAGCTGCCGCATCGCCTCCTGCATAAAGTCTCTTCGTCTTTGCGGATCTTGAGTATCTATGGTTCATCAGAGCTATCAAAAACATACAGAGAGGACAAGGAAGGTCCAGCTTGGAGATCCATATCCCAACATAATCCCCAACTTCGACTTTACCCATAG